The genome window ATGGTCTGTCCATTCTCTTCGTACGGGTTCAGGCGGGTTGATCTCATCTGCCCGGATGGCGCCCTGATCTCGGGCGCCACCCTACTCGGCTGTGCTTGGACGCCCGGAATCGCGTCGCGGGGGGGCGACCCGGCGGGGCAGGTGGGCCGGGCCTTCAGGTGATTCAGGTCCGGGCGGCGAGGACTCGGTCGTAGATGTCGAGGTAGCGGGGGGTGAGAGAGCGCCAGGAGTAGCGGTCGAGGGCGAACCGGCGGGCTGCCTCGCCGCGGCGGGTGAGCTCTGCGGGGTCGGTGAGTGCCTGCTCGATGGTGGTGACGAGGTCGGCGAGGTCGCCGGGGGCGGGGAGCCAGCCGGTCGCGTGGGGGCCGTTGGTGGTGACGTAGCCGAGGGGGCCGCCGCTGGCGGAGGCGATCACGGGGGTGCCGGAGGCCATCGCTTCGAGGTAGATCAGTCCGAAGGGCTCGTCGACGGATGGGGCGGTGAGGAGGTCTGCGCAGTGCAGGCCGTCGATGAGGTCGCTGTGGGGGCGCCAGCCGGCGAAGTAGACGTCGTCGGTGATGTGGAGGTCGCGGGCGAGAGTATGGGGGTGGTCTCCCTCCCATTCGCCGGGGTGGCCTCCCAGGATCAGCAGTGCGGTGCGTACAGGGGTGCGATCGCGCAGGGCGGCGATGGCCTGCAGGAGGAGGTTGAGGTGCTTGAAGGCGAGGAAGCGGCCCATCCACAGCAGGAGTGGGCGACGGCGGCCCTGATCGTCGTGGAGCATGCGGCGGACGTCGGCGGTGGTGTAGCGGATAGTGCCGGGGCCTGGCCGGGGAGCCATCCCTGGGGATCGTCGACGAGCCACCGGTGGAGGGTCTTGTAGCGGTCGGCCTCGACGAAGGCCGCGGGCGGGGTGAAGCGGTCGGTGTCGACGCCGTTGGGCACCAGGTCGATCCGGCTGTCGGGGATCTCCACCAGCGACTGGGCGAGGGCGCGGTCCTGTTCGGAGATGACCACGATCCGGTCGCTGGCGCGGGCGTACGCGCGTAGGCGGTTCATCCAGTGGGGCGCCGGTCGTGCCCGCCGGCCGGGCCCGTGCTGGTCGCCCACGGCCTGGACAATGCAGCTGCCGCACTGGCCACGTTCCCGCTCCACCGGACCCGCCCGTACGGGGAGGACACCGTGAGCGTCGACATCGCCCACGACCAGCCCCCAAGCACAGGGCATCCGGCACGTCACCGGCTGCCGGACAACCCGGTGACCTTCGACGAGTACCGGCGGGCATGGGACCCCCGCACCGAGTACGTCACCACCCTGACCCTCCCGGCTGAGCTGTGCGCCGGCCTCGGAGCCGACTGGATCAACGCGCTTGCCAACCGGCAGGAGACCGCAGCATGACCACCACGAACACGGGCACGGGCACGGGCACGGCAACGGGCACGGGCACGGCAAC of Streptomyces sp. NBC_01408 contains these proteins:
- a CDS encoding glycosyltransferase family 4 protein; this encodes MAPRPGPGTIRYTTADVRRMLHDDQGRRRPLLLWMGRFLAFKHLNLLLQAIAALRDRTPVRTALLILGGHPGEWEGDHPHTLARDLHITDDVYFAGWRPHSDLIDGLHCADLLTAPSVDEPFGLIYLEAMASGTPVIASASGGPLGYVTTNGPHATGWLPAPGDLADLVTTIEQALTDPAELTRRGEAARRFALDRYSWRSLTPRYLDIYDRVLAART